A stretch of Paenibacillus mucilaginosus 3016 DNA encodes these proteins:
- a CDS encoding GDSL-type esterase/lipase family protein → MFSTKWLWRTAGSAALLSTLLCAFGFGYAVNQILYPEPAPAALPGEAAPQPAVKKEEAWEVKNQIRIVAIGDSLTAGTGDLAGKGYVGHVKEKLEQKLGKPVFVYNNFAIPGFRTYDLLKDWDAKQDITKSLGEADLVLMTIGGNDLFEGGTGIFGETGEGFNPQAAADRIPEAAKRLGQIMERTSKAAPNARILYVGLYHPFLDLDPEKAGAPVVQRWNAAAFEAASRYPNITVVPTYDLFELNLNKYLYTDHFHPNAAGYERIAGRIVDILG, encoded by the coding sequence ATGTTCTCGACCAAATGGCTGTGGCGGACGGCCGGATCGGCCGCGCTGCTGTCCACGTTGCTGTGCGCCTTCGGCTTCGGATACGCCGTGAACCAGATCCTGTATCCGGAGCCCGCACCGGCGGCCCTTCCCGGTGAAGCGGCTCCCCAGCCGGCGGTGAAGAAGGAGGAGGCCTGGGAAGTGAAGAACCAGATCCGCATCGTGGCGATCGGCGATTCCCTGACGGCCGGCACGGGCGATCTGGCGGGCAAAGGGTATGTCGGCCATGTGAAGGAGAAGCTGGAGCAGAAGCTAGGCAAGCCGGTTTTCGTGTATAACAATTTTGCCATACCCGGATTCCGAACGTATGATCTCCTGAAGGATTGGGATGCGAAGCAGGATATCACCAAGTCGCTCGGGGAGGCGGATCTGGTGCTCATGACGATCGGCGGCAACGACCTGTTCGAGGGAGGGACGGGCATCTTCGGCGAGACCGGCGAAGGCTTCAATCCGCAGGCGGCCGCGGACCGGATTCCGGAGGCCGCGAAGCGGCTCGGGCAGATTATGGAGCGCACCTCCAAGGCGGCGCCGAATGCGCGGATCCTCTATGTCGGGCTGTATCATCCGTTCCTCGACCTCGATCCCGAGAAAGCCGGCGCACCGGTCGTGCAGCGCTGGAATGCGGCGGCGTTCGAGGCGGCTTCCCGCTATCCGAACATTACCGTCGTGCCGACGTACGACCTGTTCGAGCTGAACCTGAACAAGTATCTCTACACGGATCACTTCCATCCGAACGCGGCGGGCTATGAGCGCATCGCCGGGCGGATTGTCGACATTCTGGGATAG
- a CDS encoding ABC transporter ATP-binding protein has translation MNVFRQLKEYYWSERRFLLISVLSLMTATALGLVYPNLLRYLIDDVIGAKQYDMVPLLALAVFGVMAVKAGFQYLHGTTSARLGNMTAFNLRAALYRKLQYLSFPYYDKARTGDLMSRLTADLQAVRDFVGFGFVQILNVVTMLLFGVIMMFTINWELALYTMATMPLLVFTAIRFEGRIHPAFRTLRQSMSTLTTSVQENITGVRTVKSFAREPHEIDKFSRRNDEYKINNMATAGIWAKYFPLMELFANLSVVILLGLGGWMVIRGELSLGELVAFFSLIWYIIGPMWGIGFHINNFTQSKAAGERLLEILHHYVHVKDKENALPLRDEEVRGHVRFENVNFAYTENQPALKDFNLDAPEGKVIGLLGGTGSGKSTVIQLLLRAYNVKDGRITLDGRDIRDVTLESLRSQTAIVFQETFLFSSSIRGNIAYGVKEVTMSEIIKAAKLAKAHDFIMELPLGYDTIVGERGLGLSGGQKQRIAIARALLKNPKILILDDATSAVDMETEHEIQRGFQEVMKGRTTFIIAHRISSLKHADEIIVLDKGRVVQRGTHAELMAQEGPYLDTYRIQFADGPAEEVGSGDEMNARSSACPPSEPVPGVMLREGVPGDPAGREVAASVHGEVKGRGLIH, from the coding sequence ATGAATGTATTTAGGCAGCTGAAGGAGTATTACTGGTCGGAACGAAGGTTTCTGCTGATCTCGGTGCTCAGCCTTATGACGGCGACGGCACTGGGGCTCGTGTATCCGAACCTGCTCCGGTATCTCATCGACGATGTGATCGGAGCGAAGCAGTATGATATGGTGCCGCTGCTGGCCCTGGCGGTGTTCGGCGTCATGGCGGTCAAGGCGGGGTTTCAGTATCTTCACGGCACAACAAGCGCGCGGCTCGGCAACATGACTGCGTTCAACCTGCGGGCAGCCTTGTACCGGAAGCTGCAGTACCTGTCTTTTCCGTACTATGACAAGGCGCGCACTGGGGATTTGATGTCCAGGCTGACGGCCGATCTTCAGGCGGTACGGGATTTTGTCGGCTTCGGTTTCGTGCAGATTCTAAATGTGGTGACGATGCTTCTGTTCGGTGTGATTATGATGTTCACGATCAACTGGGAGCTCGCGTTGTATACGATGGCCACCATGCCGCTGCTCGTGTTCACTGCGATCCGCTTCGAGGGCAGGATTCACCCGGCCTTCCGGACGCTCCGGCAGTCGATGAGTACGCTGACGACTTCCGTACAGGAGAACATTACGGGGGTGCGCACCGTCAAGTCGTTCGCCAGAGAACCGCACGAGATCGATAAGTTCTCCCGGCGCAATGACGAATACAAGATCAATAATATGGCGACAGCTGGCATTTGGGCCAAATATTTTCCGCTGATGGAGCTTTTCGCCAATCTCAGTGTGGTGATTCTGCTGGGGCTTGGCGGATGGATGGTCATCCGGGGAGAGCTGTCGCTGGGGGAGCTTGTCGCTTTCTTCAGCCTGATCTGGTATATTATCGGGCCGATGTGGGGGATCGGGTTCCATATCAACAACTTCACCCAGTCCAAGGCGGCCGGTGAGCGGCTGCTCGAAATTCTTCATCATTACGTGCATGTCAAGGACAAGGAGAATGCGCTTCCACTTCGAGATGAGGAAGTCCGGGGACATGTGCGCTTTGAGAATGTCAATTTTGCGTATACCGAGAATCAGCCGGCGCTTAAGGATTTCAATCTGGATGCTCCGGAAGGGAAAGTCATCGGGCTCCTGGGGGGCACGGGCTCCGGCAAATCCACGGTGATTCAGCTGCTCCTGCGGGCCTATAATGTCAAAGACGGACGCATCACGCTTGACGGACGGGATATCCGCGACGTGACGCTGGAGAGTCTGCGCAGCCAGACGGCGATCGTGTTCCAGGAGACATTCCTGTTCTCGTCCTCGATCCGCGGGAATATCGCATACGGCGTCAAGGAAGTCACGATGAGCGAGATTATCAAGGCTGCCAAGCTGGCCAAGGCGCATGATTTTATCATGGAGCTGCCGCTCGGGTACGACACCATTGTCGGCGAACGGGGGCTGGGGCTCTCGGGCGGACAGAAGCAGCGGATCGCGATCGCAAGAGCGCTGCTCAAGAATCCGAAAATCCTCATCCTGGACGATGCGACAAGCGCCGTCGACATGGAGACGGAGCACGAGATCCAGCGCGGCTTCCAGGAGGTCATGAAGGGACGGACGACATTCATCATCGCCCACCGGATTTCTTCGCTGAAGCATGCCGACGAAATTATTGTGCTGGACAAAGGCCGCGTCGTCCAGCGGGGGACACATGCCGAGCTGATGGCTCAGGAGGGGCCGTATCTCGATACATACCGCATCCAGTTCGCGGACGGACCGGCAGAGGAAGTGGGCAGCGGAGATGAAATGAACGCGCGATCTTCTGCTTGTCCTCCGTCCGAACCGGTTCCGGGCGTCATGCTGCGCGAAGGGGTCCCCGGGGATCCTGCCGGCCGTGAAGTGGCGGCATCGGTGCATGGCGAGGTCAAAGGAAGGGGGCTCATCCATTGA
- a CDS encoding peptidoglycan DD-metalloendopeptidase family protein, with translation MNQRGAAGKGPRKLLQWAAALTVIVTLVLSGRWFAAAGSEPLYDVILDGERIGTVSSPQAVRAWRDERYEGLDRGAQGREISSNLERLLFVKREAFFEGAEDSKVLAALGRKLQIVVHAVEIRVDGRIAGTVSDMETAFSILEKVKAPYVAQAAAAAPGAGLTAGFEEKVELTKVPLEHQPGGGRAPAADESDTLLAKLVQGEEQPFVYKVVRGDCLSLIAVRHGVTLEEIRRLNPQVKGDAIRMGDELTLSRPKPLLTVRVEAVHSQQVPVPSGVRYVSDAEMKKGEVRVASEGAPGLKRVTYRTVTLNGAAAEVRPLGETEVAAPVPAVVIRGTKTVSGQGSGRFTVPVLEAKVTSVFGRRWGRTHKGTDLISDRREILASDGGTVSFAGWKSGYGHTIMIDHGNGYESLYGHLSRIGVKEGEAVDKGEKIGVMGSSGQSTGVHLHFEIRRHGEQLNPLRYVSVPAA, from the coding sequence TTGAATCAGCGTGGAGCTGCAGGCAAGGGGCCACGGAAACTGCTTCAATGGGCCGCGGCCTTGACTGTGATCGTGACGTTAGTTCTCTCGGGCAGATGGTTCGCGGCCGCCGGCTCCGAGCCCTTGTATGATGTGATCCTGGACGGAGAGCGGATAGGTACGGTGTCCAGTCCCCAGGCCGTAAGGGCCTGGAGGGACGAGCGTTATGAAGGGCTTGACCGTGGTGCACAAGGGCGCGAAATCTCTTCGAACCTGGAGCGGCTCCTTTTCGTGAAGAGGGAAGCCTTCTTCGAAGGTGCGGAGGACAGCAAGGTACTGGCGGCCCTCGGCCGAAAACTGCAGATTGTCGTTCATGCGGTGGAAATTCGCGTAGACGGCCGGATTGCCGGCACCGTCAGCGATATGGAGACCGCTTTTTCTATTTTGGAGAAGGTGAAAGCGCCTTATGTGGCGCAGGCTGCTGCGGCGGCTCCCGGTGCAGGCCTAACGGCAGGCTTCGAGGAGAAGGTCGAGCTGACAAAGGTGCCGCTGGAGCATCAGCCCGGCGGGGGAAGGGCTCCGGCAGCGGACGAATCGGACACCCTGCTGGCCAAGCTCGTCCAAGGAGAGGAGCAGCCCTTCGTGTACAAGGTGGTGCGGGGGGACTGCCTTTCTCTGATCGCCGTCCGGCACGGCGTTACGCTGGAGGAGATCCGGCGGCTGAACCCGCAGGTGAAGGGGGATGCCATCCGGATGGGAGACGAGCTGACGCTCAGCCGGCCGAAGCCGCTGCTGACCGTCCGCGTCGAAGCCGTGCATTCGCAGCAGGTTCCTGTTCCCAGCGGAGTCCGGTATGTGAGCGATGCGGAGATGAAGAAGGGCGAAGTCCGTGTGGCCTCGGAAGGGGCTCCGGGACTGAAGCGGGTGACCTACCGGACGGTGACGCTGAACGGGGCGGCGGCCGAGGTGCGTCCGCTCGGCGAGACGGAGGTGGCCGCTCCGGTGCCTGCCGTGGTGATCCGCGGCACGAAGACGGTCAGCGGGCAGGGCAGCGGGCGTTTTACCGTGCCGGTGCTGGAGGCCAAGGTGACCAGTGTCTTCGGCCGCCGCTGGGGACGGACGCACAAGGGGACCGATCTGATCTCGGACAGGCGGGAGATTCTGGCTTCGGACGGGGGGACGGTTTCGTTTGCCGGGTGGAAGTCCGGATACGGGCATACGATCATGATCGACCACGGGAACGGGTACGAGTCGCTCTACGGGCATTTGAGCCGGATCGGGGTGAAAGAAGGGGAAGCGGTGGACAAAGGGGAGAAGATCGGCGTCATGGGAAGCTCCGGCCAGTCGACCGGGGTGCACCTGCACTTCGAGATCCGCCGCCATGGCGAGCAGCTCAATCCGCTGCGGTATGTCAGCGTTCCGGCGGCGTGA
- a CDS encoding ABC transporter ATP-binding protein, which produces MALRTGAAENKGSTRRGRDAEIVLSVKNVKKRIGKRLIIKGISFDVRAGEIFGFLGPNGSGKTTTIRMLVDLIKPTEGSIEICGYDVNREHNEALQYVGCIVENPELYPYLTGWENLEHFARMLPGVDEARIRRVAEIVGMDHRIHDTVKTYSLGMRQRLGIAQALLNDPKLLILDEPTNGLDPQGIKELREFIRSLAEQGLSLFISSHLLSEIQQMCDRVAIITHGEVITVGEVSALVDESVTTAVWSAVPAERAVQVLGGLPGVSILSGGPEGAAAAADPAQEVPKIVTQLPPESIPEITRRLVDAGVALYGIEIKHPTLEDLFLKLTEGERIG; this is translated from the coding sequence ATGGCACTGAGGACAGGAGCGGCGGAGAACAAAGGCTCCACCAGACGGGGAAGGGACGCGGAGATCGTTCTCTCCGTGAAGAACGTGAAGAAACGGATCGGCAAGCGGCTGATCATCAAAGGGATTTCCTTCGATGTGCGCGCCGGCGAGATTTTCGGGTTCCTTGGGCCGAACGGCTCAGGCAAAACGACGACAATCCGGATGCTCGTCGACCTGATCAAACCGACGGAGGGCTCGATCGAGATCTGCGGCTATGACGTGAACCGGGAGCATAACGAAGCGCTGCAGTATGTGGGCTGCATCGTCGAGAATCCCGAGCTCTACCCGTATTTGACGGGCTGGGAGAACCTGGAGCATTTTGCCCGAATGCTTCCCGGGGTGGACGAGGCGCGGATCCGCAGGGTCGCGGAGATCGTGGGCATGGACCACCGGATTCACGATACGGTCAAGACCTACTCTCTCGGCATGCGGCAGCGGCTTGGGATCGCCCAGGCGCTGCTGAACGATCCGAAGCTGCTTATCCTGGACGAGCCTACGAACGGGCTCGATCCCCAGGGGATCAAGGAGCTGCGCGAGTTCATCCGCTCCCTCGCCGAGCAGGGGCTCAGCCTGTTCATCTCGAGCCATCTGCTCAGCGAGATCCAGCAGATGTGCGACCGCGTGGCGATCATCACGCACGGCGAGGTGATTACCGTAGGCGAGGTATCGGCGCTGGTCGACGAAAGCGTGACCACCGCCGTGTGGAGCGCGGTGCCGGCGGAGCGTGCGGTGCAGGTGCTTGGAGGGCTGCCGGGCGTCAGCATCCTCTCAGGCGGGCCTGAGGGGGCTGCCGCGGCTGCGGACCCGGCGCAGGAGGTGCCGAAGATCGTTACGCAGCTGCCGCCGGAGAGCATTCCGGAGATCACGCGGCGGCTGGTCGATGCGGGCGTGGCGCTCTACGGGATCGAGATCAAGCATCCGACCCTGGAGGATTTATTCCTGAAGCTGACGGAGGGTGAGCGCATTGGTTAG
- a CDS encoding ABC transporter ATP-binding protein, with product MSGQSEQADRGLCGEKAAEETVNRFVYQDDEELDKGFDWVQVKRLSKYMKPYARQLVPIMIVMMCVGGITKLLNPLLIAYAIDHALKEKDGTTLLYCVLGMLGLYIIQWAANAYRIRFTNMIGQRIIYDLRHDLFSHIQQLSFRFFDKRPAGSILVRITNYVNSLQDLLTNGAVNLMIDCVQLVGIIVILLIYNVKLGAAIIVTVPIMFLISTKLRVRIRRSWQVVSTKTSRINAHLNECIQGIKVTQAYTQEKPNMAYFELMNKDNHKAWTRASNLNQSFNPIIEVTGAIGYCILFWFGAHLIQAGEITIGVLVAFATYIGHFWEPINRLGQMYSQMLIAMASSERIFEFIDEQPNVAERPAAKDLPPIRGDIDFKGVEFEYEPGRHALKGIDLQVKAGQSIALVGHTGSGKSTIINLLCRFYDVTSGSIKIDRTDIRDVTIQSLRSQVGIVLQDTFIFSGTIRDNIRFGRLDATDEEVEAAAKAVRAHEFITSLPQGYDTEVQERGNVLSMGQRQLLSFARALLADPRVLILDEATASIDTETELKIQEALKTLLAGRTSFIIAHRLSTIRHADHILVLDHGRVMEEGDHDALMKHQGIYHGLIQAQYRLLQEAG from the coding sequence TTGAGCGGACAGTCAGAGCAGGCAGACCGCGGTCTTTGCGGCGAGAAGGCCGCCGAAGAGACGGTGAACCGGTTCGTCTACCAGGACGACGAAGAACTCGATAAGGGCTTTGACTGGGTGCAGGTCAAACGTCTCAGCAAATACATGAAGCCTTACGCCAGGCAGCTGGTGCCGATCATGATCGTCATGATGTGTGTCGGCGGCATCACGAAGCTGCTCAATCCTCTCCTCATCGCGTATGCGATCGACCATGCTTTGAAGGAGAAGGACGGTACCACCTTGTTATACTGCGTGCTCGGCATGCTCGGTCTTTATATCATCCAATGGGCGGCGAACGCCTATCGTATCCGTTTTACGAATATGATCGGTCAGCGTATCATCTATGATCTGCGGCATGACTTGTTCAGCCACATTCAGCAGCTGTCGTTCCGCTTTTTCGACAAGCGTCCGGCGGGTTCGATCCTCGTGCGGATCACGAACTATGTCAATTCGCTGCAGGACCTGCTCACCAACGGGGCCGTGAACCTGATGATCGACTGCGTGCAGCTCGTCGGTATTATCGTGATTCTGCTCATCTACAACGTGAAGCTGGGTGCGGCGATCATCGTCACGGTACCGATCATGTTCCTGATCTCGACGAAGCTGCGGGTGAGAATCCGCCGGTCCTGGCAGGTCGTGTCGACCAAGACGTCCCGGATCAACGCACACCTGAACGAGTGCATCCAGGGCATCAAGGTGACGCAGGCGTATACGCAGGAGAAGCCGAATATGGCTTACTTCGAGCTCATGAACAAGGACAACCATAAGGCGTGGACCCGGGCTTCGAATCTCAATCAGTCCTTCAACCCGATCATCGAGGTCACCGGGGCGATCGGCTACTGTATTCTGTTCTGGTTCGGGGCGCACCTTATCCAGGCCGGCGAGATTACGATCGGGGTGCTCGTCGCTTTCGCCACGTATATCGGACATTTCTGGGAGCCCATCAACCGGCTGGGGCAGATGTACTCGCAGATGCTGATTGCCATGGCCTCTTCGGAGCGGATTTTTGAGTTCATTGACGAGCAGCCGAATGTTGCCGAGCGGCCGGCCGCGAAGGATCTGCCTCCGATCCGGGGAGATATCGACTTCAAGGGCGTCGAGTTCGAGTATGAACCGGGACGTCATGCGCTGAAGGGCATCGATCTGCAGGTCAAGGCGGGTCAGTCGATCGCACTTGTAGGGCATACGGGCTCGGGTAAAAGCACGATCATCAACCTGCTGTGCCGGTTCTATGACGTCACTTCGGGCAGCATCAAGATCGACAGAACGGATATCCGCGACGTGACGATCCAGAGCCTGCGTTCGCAGGTCGGCATCGTGTTGCAGGATACGTTCATCTTCTCGGGCACGATCCGCGACAACATCCGATTCGGGCGGCTGGACGCGACGGACGAGGAGGTCGAAGCGGCCGCGAAAGCGGTGCGTGCGCACGAGTTCATTACCTCCCTGCCGCAGGGCTACGATACCGAGGTGCAGGAGAGGGGCAACGTGCTGTCGATGGGACAACGGCAGCTGCTCTCCTTCGCCCGCGCGCTGCTGGCCGACCCGCGGGTGCTTATCCTCGACGAGGCGACGGCGAGCATTGATACGGAGACGGAGCTGAAGATCCAGGAGGCGCTGAAAACACTGCTCGCCGGCCGGACCTCGTTCATCATCGCGCACCGGCTGTCGACGATCCGCCATGCCGATCACATCCTCGTGCTCGATCACGGCCGGGTGATGGAGGAGGGCGACCACGACGCGCTGATGAAGCATCAGGGCATCTATCACGGCCTGATCCAGGCGCAGTACCGCCTGCTGCAGGAAGCCGGCTAG